The following are encoded together in the Macadamia integrifolia cultivar HAES 741 chromosome 10, SCU_Mint_v3, whole genome shotgun sequence genome:
- the LOC122091752 gene encoding uncharacterized protein LOC122091752, with the protein MGEKNMPLSRRAWKLLRLALWSRKRGVFKRRLMMDIRLFLSYIKSLCYNPSHRLESIHYREHEFSFDETPIFHFRMRHPSSMRFRIPCLNTPSVDFDYDFEDDALCYNNHHPDANGYDRKSILTSGNEREEGDDLDDCESEDDARRSSAMVSSREKPQENDAGEIDLKAEEFIAKFYDQMKLQRQISYLQYHDMLSRGTS; encoded by the coding sequence ATGGGTGAGAAGAACATGCCATTAAGCCGTAGAGCATGGAAACTACTACGGTTAGCCTTGTGGTCACGTAAACGTGGCGTTTTCAAACGTAGGTTGATGATGGACATCCGCCTCTTCCTAAGCTACATCAAGAGCCTCTGCTACAACCCATCACATAGACTTGAATCCATCCATTACAGGGAGCACGAGTTCTCCTTCGACGAAACCCCGATCTTCCACTTCAGGATGCGCCATCCAAGCTCCATGAGATTCCGCATTCCCTGTCTTAATACCCCTTCTGTCGATTTCGACTACGACTTCGAAGACGATGCCCTCTGTTACAACAACCACCACCCAGATGCTAACGGTTATGATAGAAAGAGTATCTTGACGAGTGGCAacgaaagagaagaaggagatgatTTGGACGATTGCGAATCTGAAGACGATGCTCGGAGGAGCTCTGCAATGGTCTCATCCCGGGAAAAACCACAAGAAAACGACGCAGGAGAGATTGATCTTAAAGCAGAGGAGTTCATTGCCAAGTTCTACGATCAAATGAAGTTGCAGCGCCAGATTTCATATCTCCAATACCACGACATGCTTAGTAGAGGAACAAGTTGA
- the LOC122092284 gene encoding uncharacterized protein LOC122092284, translating to MAHFRPSYRTYGGDRKLEIVNGKVFSANQIYVPRSRSPDPPPYPSRVSKTKKSSSSSSSSSSSIKSWSLNDPEMKRRKRVAKYKVYAVEGKVKESFRRGIRWFKNKCSQIVHGY from the coding sequence ATGGCCCACTTCCGGCCGTCTTACCGAACTTACGGTGGCGACCGGAAGCTGGAGATCGTGAACGGAAAGGTGTTCAGCGCCAACCAGATCTACGTGCCTCGGTCGCGCTCTCCGGATCCGCCACCTTATCCTTCTCGCGTcagcaaaacaaagaagagctcatcgtcatcgtcatcgtcatcgtcgtcaATCAAGTCGTGGAGCCTTAACGATCCAGAGATGAAGAGGAGGAAACGAGTGGCTAAATACAAAGTTTATGCCGTCGAAGGGAAGGTTAAAGAGTCCTTCAGAAGAGGCATTCGTTGGTTCAAGAACAAGTGCTCCCAGATCGTTCACGGttactag
- the LOC122091292 gene encoding zinc finger protein 6-like, with translation MAEGSTPVKSSSDDASSEELSDHRNGGSVLKLFGYPVTESGEIPVPTENRKFECQYCRREFANSQALGGHQNAHKKERQRAKRAQFHSSRRFTGNPPILSQHAVRPSPFIYSGGGHTGISSNIAARFHSPVEYYPQSLPPPPPPPPPPQPQVMLSSPPPRFPSWFYVARPASFAVSGEVGPSGATSTTPSLTQFSGRVVSEAVDAGVDLHLSLAPSWNS, from the coding sequence atggcgGAAGGCTCAACCCCGGTCAAGTCTTCCTCCGACGATGCATCATCGGAAGAACTATCAGACCATAGAAACGGAGGATCAGTACTGAAGCTTTTTGGTTATCCGGTGACGGAGAGTGGTGAAATTCCGGTGCCAACAGAGAACAGGAAATTTGAGTGTCAATATTGTCGTCGCGAGTTCGCTAATTCTCAAGCACTAGGGGGTCATCAGAACGCACATAAGAAAGAAAGACAAAGAGCAAAACGAGCCCAGTTCCATAGTAGCCGGCGGTTCACAGGGAACCCACCGATTCTGAGCCAACACGCGGTCCGACCAAGTCCCTTCATATATTCCGGTGGAGGACATACTGGCATTAGTAGTAATATAGCTGCTCGTTTCCACTCCCCCGTTGAGTACTATCCACAGTcgctgccaccaccaccaccaccaccaccaccgccacagCCTCAGGTAATGTTGTCTTCACCACCTCCACGATTTCCTTCTTGGTTTTACGTCGCACGACCAGCATCGTTTGCCGTCTCTGGAGAAGTGGGTCCCTCTGGGGCTACCAGTACTACTCCATCGTTAACTCAGTTTTCTGGGAGAGTAGTATCAGAAGCAGTGGACGCTGGAGTTGATCTGCACCTAAgccttgcaccctcttggaaTTCATGA